The following nucleotide sequence is from Mangifera indica cultivar Alphonso chromosome 1, CATAS_Mindica_2.1, whole genome shotgun sequence.
aagaattttcttttcaaggaATGAAGGGATttgatatatatacatttttgatGAATGAGAGGGTTTAACCTTTTCATTTCTAATATAATCTTTTCTATGTGTGTTTGTCAAAGGAGAGCTTCAATTTAtgtttctcctttctttttttaaatgaaattgcAATACTGGTTTTGataattatagtaaaattaaaattatctacattttttaatttgtattgcCTTGTTAGCCACAAATGTCGTTTATAACATTCTTACGTACGAAACATACTATTTTTCATACACTGTCAATCACATAAATATCACGGAAATTTGCCCAAGTACATATTCAATATGTTAAGTCACTTTCAAGACTGCTTCACATGTACACTAAATGCTTGCTTGTTAGGATTTTGTCAATTATTTGatcatttattagaattttatttttaacagcACTAATAAATCTATTTGTTCGCCTGATTGGAAAATTGCAGTTACTAGTTTATTAGATAGAGAACTTAGGTTGACCAGAATGCAGAACACTGACTTACCCAATGAGGGAAACAAATTTCAAGTCCGGAAATTAGAGATCACTGACAAAAGCAAGGGTTTCATTGAGTTATTGCAGCAACTAAGTGTTTGTGACTCTGTGTCTGACAAGCAATTCGAAGAGTGATTTCAAGAACTCAGTGCTTATGGTGATGATCAGATTGTTTGTGTGATTGAAGATAATCATTCTGGGAAAATTATCGCAACTGGGAGTATGTTCATCAAGAGGAAGTTTCTGAGAAATTGTGGAAAAGTTGGGCATATTGAAGGTGTTGTAGTTGACACCAGTGCGCGAGGAATGCAATTGGTAAAGAAGATAATCAAATTCCTTACAAACCATGCACATGGAATGGAGTGTTACAAGGTAATTCTTGATTGCCGCGTTGACAATAAAGCATTCTATGAGAAATGCGGTTTCAAAGGGAAAGCAATACAGATGGCTCGGTACTTTGTTTGAGAAATAATTTTCTTgatgttatattttttcatatttgcaCTCATTGAAATAGCGAAACACAAGCTaactttttcttatttgaaaCACATTCTAATATTTGTGGGTTCTATTGTACTTTAGCGAAACCTGGAGGAAATTTATTGAGCCCCGATCAGACtactaaaaaattttgatgtgtAAATCATCAGATCAAACTAACCGACCAGAATTTGGTTGCCATCTACTTCTAAAGATAAATAACGACAACAGGACAAGGTTAATACATGTTACATTTAAGCTAACAACTTGAACACAAATAATTCTTCCTTTTTCACTTCTCATCGAATCAAGACCCATCCAACATTCTCCAAACATCTGGTTTGAGACTTCATGCCAAAATCACCTCTTTCTCTTGCTAAATGAGCTTCGCCTTTCTGCCTCTTTTTCTGCAACGAGAACATAAAACTCAGATCCAAGCATCTCATGAACGTCAAGATTCATGGTCTTGCTCAAGTTCACTGtttccatgatcacttctaaagTTATATTGAAGCCCAATGTAGACAAGACACGAATGGCATTAGCAATTCTGCATATGTTTTGCCTAGTTTCGGGTGGGGTCTGATTTTCAACTTGTTCATCAAGATCCGTGGTAATTCCATCAGATTTCTTTGCTGGCTGTTCAGAATCATTTAATTGATCTGCTACAATCTTATCTCTGGTTTCGACATGTTCACCCACCCAGATAAACCCATTACATCCAAGTATCAAGTCAACTCCATACTCTTCCAGGTGGTGAAAATGTTGTTTCCGTCTCTTCACTAGATAGGGATCAATCTTCAGCATTTGGCCCTTCTCAAGCTGAACGTATATTTATACACATTGATATAAGATACATCAAAATTACGAAAAAtctaagagcaatactatgcatcaaatataagatattatacgtattcactttgagtatataaatagatacatatttatatgtatcatcacatgattaacCATTAGTTATCCTTAACCAAAATCACTCAATCTCATAATGACACATAACTGTATACCCATTTATATACGCAAAAttggtacacatagttttattgaaaatctaaatgcTTGTATATAATGATGTAAGCATGGCAAGTCAAGAAAACAGTAAAATAAATCCAACTTATTGTAAGTAAATGAATCTCTTAATCAATATTGTTGTGATCGAATTATGTTACTGTTTGTCAACCTAGAAATCGGTACTTTAGGCATTATTGATTTACAGTTTCTTTTTCTCAAgggttattttccttttaagcCAATAAAGAAAACCCATTAGGTTACTCATTtagcaatattttttatttgatagtCTTTTGCCTATATGTTCCTTTCACATGtacattcttcttctttatgttAGATATGTAAATGAAAGCACCAGTGAAGTTTGCAACATGCACGAGTAGaatatagaaattaataaatataacatacCTTTCCATATTTCTGATTTCTTGCTTGGAGTTGTAAACTGCCATCATTCTGGGAACTACGAACTTCAGCCTGAAAAACAGAAAGTTACCTGTCATATTAGACTATTCGTTCATTTTCCCTTTCTAACAGCACAAAGTATACCAGACAATAAATTAGATTGTAGCAAAGCACTCACACACACAAGATCATTCTCTGTGAAAATACTGCGCATATTTAGTTCATCCACAGCAGTTCTCCGCCTCTACAATAAAGAGAAACCACAATGCAAAATTATTATGGATGTTTGGGGATACCttgataaaaacaaacaaaatgtaTGCCATTGATATGAACAGACTATTAGGATTACAAGGGATTGATACACAACCCCCATCATGAGAGCAACTATAAGATATACTAAAAGTAGAAATAAATGTATAATCAATCCCCATTCATAACTATGAGACTGTATGCCTTCATAAGCTGAAAACAACACAGAAGACCAAATTCttctttaaacaaataatataaaattgctACACAGATTCTCTTAGAGCGATTTGTGTGCAATTTTTTTCCGAAGAAATGAAGCTTTTGCTTCAACATAGACTACTAGTAATCTGTCAAATATATCTAAAACGCCAAAGTGATGAGGAAGATGACCACAATCCTTATCAAAACCACCAAAGACTAACAACAAGCCTGATTCAAACTCTTTTAAACCCATACAACAAGATTTCCGATATAAATTCCTAAAGCCATAATTGATAAAACTACAGTTAAGCCATTTAATGATCAGTTATGAAACATAAGAGAGATGAATCTTGAGGAAAAAAACTACAGGTTCCATGACATGACTGAGGTAAAAGCGCAGATTATAATAAAGACATTTTTAcccaaaagaaaggaaaagacaaTAACCGTTCACTTTCATAAACCTAATCATTATAGGTATGGTATCTCTTtctattttgaaaaactaaaaatatatccaAGGACAAACTATTTGAATGTATATATCACTCAATGGTCCATTAAGCTGGAATTAAACAGAATCTGTTACCTGAATTCCATCAGGTAAATTCATTGAAGAAAGCATCAAAATTGCATCTTGTTGGAAATTTATTTCCAATTTCCACCGCTTCGGAGCAACCTAAAAAAAACCAATGATTATTCAACAAGGTTAGCATatcaaagaaatttatttttaatacaatttaataaattaaaatttctttttggcAGTAATAAAAATGTTGGAAGGAGCACTATTAGTCAGTATTACCTCAATAACACGTCCTATCACAATGTCTCCAGTCTCTGGCTTGTATCTAGAAAATAATCAACAGCTAAGCATTAACATCAAGTTTCACTAACTGATTcatttaaaatactaattatGCCTAGTAAATTTTGATTACCTGGAACGTAAAGTCCGCACATATATCAACTTGTTGATTCGCTCAACTACTCCACAAACTGTTGCAACCAGCTCACCCTTACGATCTGATGTTCCATGGCCCCTATATTCCATTTAACCCaagaacaaataattatataataagagaaAAGACCCCTATCTTTTATCAAATccagataatatatataatcataaaagaaaagaattatgagagTGGGAACAAATGCTAACTTCAGAATGCCATTTTCGTAAATGTGGATGCTATCAGCAACTGTGACACAGGAGTTAGAGTTGGACTTAGAAGAGAAAGACTCTAGCTTTTCAAGAGCAGTTTGTAGTCTTATCTTTTGGGTTTGATTCAGTGAAAGCTGCAAATTCCTCATCTTCAAGCTTTTATAATTTAGAGAGCCTACAGGGTCTGCTTGGTTGGATGAGATGAAGAGagagtgttattttatatagaaacgaaagaaaaattatttaattagatttcaaataaagaaagtaGATTCTCTAACAATCATATTAACTTTTTCATTTGCTTTCTATACAATTTTCACGCAATGCAAATGCCACCAAGAGCTAAGCTTCATCATTCTTTCACAAACAAATGGCTTCCATCTTAGTTCTATTGGTTTCCCAAAAGCTCCACAAGATTTTAATTCCAACTTGACATGTAGGATAAAAAGAGATGACTCAAACAAGTGTTATGATATTCTGTTTCCCATCTTATATTAATGAGTTATggccaaatttaaaaaaggtaATCACACAAATGGATATGAACATTCAAGAGGAACTGGAAAGTGCATAATGCAATACTActcaaataacataatttaaactaatttgtGGACTTGTTCCAATCCGCCAATTgagaattacaaaaaataaaaatcatagtAAAAACCTCATAAATCATTCCATAAGTCAGTGTTTGGCATCCAGGTCAGACCTATGTTCTCTACCTGGTAAACTAATAActtcaatttttcaatcaaattaacaaatagaTCGTACTAGtgctattaaaaataaaattctcataTAGGATCAAATACTTAACAAAATGCTAACAAGCAAGCATTTGGTGTACAGGTGAAGCAGCCTTTGCAAGTGCATCTAGATATTGTCTATATACTTGGGCAAAATTTCATGATATTTATGCAATTGACAGCATATGAAAAATAGcataatttctcaaaaaaaagATAACACATGAACGGAAGAACTTGTACTAGCATATGAAAGTGTGAAAATATCAATCTACAGAACCATCAAATGAGCCCATAAAAACACTACTGAACACTACATAGTTAGAATGTTATAAACTACATTTGTTGCTaacaagaaaatacaaatttaaaaatgcagataattttactttaatgaTCAAAACCATTGTTGCAttttcagaaattaaaaaaaaaagaaacataaatttaagCTCTTTCCCTTAACAAACACACATAGAAAAATtgctttcaaaataattaaataaatgaaccTTCTTATTCTTCAAAAAGTTGTATATATCAAATCCCTTCAAAAGAAAATTCCTCattgaatattaacaaaattacagACAAAAgctacaaattttaaaaaatcagcaAGAATGTTTCTCATGCTTCATGAAATTCCCCatataaatctattaaaaatgaGCTAACTAACCACAACTAACTCCATATGTACCAACAACTATATAGCACCAAAACAAAAACGCTGAAAcacattttctcaaaaatattaaaaagggaCACTTGGGgaaacatataaatatgaaaatataagggttttttataaatacaaaaatttttataaaaaatacagcaacctatatatatatattttttaaatacagcAACCTCACACTTTTTCCACTGCTTCCAAGAAGTATTTGCAAACCTACATTAAAGCAATATATGCAAAGAATCATTCTGCATATAATTAAAACGAGCATTGATAAATCAAGACTAACCATTAAATCAGAATTACAGAAATTTCCACATTggataaacaaaatcaaatagtaaccattaaaaagcaaaagaacTCAATGCATTACCTAAAT
It contains:
- the LOC123217521 gene encoding exosome complex component RRP4 homolog isoform X1, producing MRNLQLSLNQTQKIRLQTALEKLESFSSKSNSNSCVTVADSIHIYENGILKGHGTSDRKGELVATVCGVVERINKLIYVRTLRSRYKPETGDIVIGRVIEVAPKRWKLEINFQQDAILMLSSMNLPDGIQRRRTAVDELNMRSIFTENDLVCAEVRSSQNDGSLQLQARNQKYGKLEKGQMLKIDPYLVKRRKQHFHHLEEYGVDLILGCNGFIWVGEHVETRDKIVADQLNDSEQPAKKSDGITTDLDEQVENQTPPETRQNICRIANAIRVLSTLGFNITLEVIMETVNLSKTMNLDVHEMLGSEFYVLVAEKEAERRSSFSKRKR
- the LOC123217521 gene encoding exosome complex component RRP4 homolog isoform X2, whose translation is MRNLQLSLNQTQKIRLQTALEKLESFSSKSNSNSCVTVADSIHIYENGILKGHGTSDRKGELVATVCGVVERINKLIYVRTLRSRYKPETGDIVIGRVIEVAPKRWKLEINFQQDAILMLSSMNLPDGIQRRRTAVDELNMRSIFTENDLAEVRSSQNDGSLQLQARNQKYGKLEKGQMLKIDPYLVKRRKQHFHHLEEYGVDLILGCNGFIWVGEHVETRDKIVADQLNDSEQPAKKSDGITTDLDEQVENQTPPETRQNICRIANAIRVLSTLGFNITLEVIMETVNLSKTMNLDVHEMLGSEFYVLVAEKEAERRSSFSKRKR